One segment of Candidatus Falkowbacteria bacterium DNA contains the following:
- a CDS encoding CYTH domain-containing protein, with product MDNLEKNIEIEFRSMFDENKYKELEEILKAQAKDLGEDNKNVYFFILSDKLLKVSDNISKKSAKITLKLEKIGQGSAFKEIEFPVDKASVPVAIELFKQLGYTHVIESFQQRHNYLLDGVELSLKYSKDWGYHLELEIMVKNESEREEAEFKIKELAQKLDVKLMSNNELAEFVKRFEAKK from the coding sequence ATGGATAATTTAGAAAAAAATATTGAAATTGAGTTTAGGTCAATGTTTGATGAAAATAAATACAAAGAGCTTGAAGAAATTCTTAAGGCCCAAGCTAAAGATTTAGGTGAGGACAATAAAAATGTTTATTTTTTTATTTTATCTGATAAGCTTTTAAAAGTTTCTGATAATATTTCAAAAAAATCTGCTAAAATTACTTTGAAACTTGAAAAAATAGGTCAGGGAAGTGCTTTTAAAGAAATAGAGTTTCCGGTTGATAAAGCTTCGGTCCCGGTGGCTATAGAGCTATTTAAACAACTTGGATATACTCATGTTATAGAATCTTTTCAGCAGCGCCATAACTATTTATTAGACGGAGTTGAGCTATCTTTGAAATATAGTAAAGATTGGGGTTATCATCTTGAACTTGAAATTATGGTTAAAAATGAAAGCGAGAGAGAAGAGGCAGAATTTAAGATAAAAGAACTTGCACAAAAATTGGACGTGAAACTAATGTCTAATAACGAGCTGGCTGAATTTGTTAAAAGATTTGAGGCTAAAAAATAA